In Calothrix sp. PCC 7507, one DNA window encodes the following:
- a CDS encoding type II toxin-antitoxin system VapC family toxin, with protein sequence MIAIDTHIWVWWIQNDTRLTAKYQQLLQENESDGIGVSIVSCWEVAKLVEKGRLILPLPINEWLEAALAYPGVRLLDLTLPIVIDSTQLGGFHSDPFDQIIVAAARFYDSPLLTADAKILNYAGVKTFK encoded by the coding sequence ATGATTGCAATTGATACGCATATTTGGGTGTGGTGGATTCAGAATGATACACGTCTGACAGCAAAATATCAGCAGTTGTTACAGGAAAATGAATCTGATGGTATTGGTGTGAGTATTGTTTCTTGTTGGGAAGTAGCAAAATTAGTTGAAAAAGGGAGATTAATTTTACCGTTACCAATTAATGAATGGTTAGAAGCTGCTTTGGCTTACCCAGGAGTTAGATTATTAGACTTAACACTTCCTATTGTTATTGATTCTACACAGTTAGGAGGGTTTCATAGCGATCCTTTTGACCAAATAATTGTTGCTGCTGCTAGATTTTATGATTCTCCTTTGCTAACTGCTGATGCTAAAATCCTCAATTATGCTGGTGTCAAGACATTCAAGTAA
- a CDS encoding S-layer family protein: MAQIWQYLVSISTLFSSIFFINLDTKALAQSITIDGTLGTPQTLTGPDYVIPQAAGQAVGNNLFHSFGKFNLNSNEAAIFQSNPNIQNILSRVTGGSQSLIDGLIRTQTGVNLFLINPNGIIFGQNARLDVGGSFVASTANALQFGNLGFFSATEKNVPSPLLTINPSALFFNQINQNAAIQNNSVAPAGTDPAGFRAFGLRVPDGKSLLLVGGNVSMDGGQLNANGGRVELGGLAAPGNVNLLFNGDNLSLQFPENITRADVSLTNQAFVSVARAGGGDITVNARNLEMFTGSLLFTGIRRGLGTTTTVAGDITLNATNNIKVVGSGVVNQILPQATGNAGNINITATTLSLSERATLSASTFGSGKAGNITIRASDFVDINKSNLSSQADQGSIGSAGDVTIETGRLFVGNNAQISTGTIRTSTGAGGNLTINALNSVDLANNSGIFTDTEGIGAAGDLKITTRHLNVQDGGVIFGGTSSTGRGGNMTINALSVDIIGVSALGNYSGILSESTGFGDAGTIIINGDRLSIQGGGVLAARTSQQGKGGTITINASDTVELSGTAPNGSVTSLSSQTRGTGAGGALTINTRQLKVENGAQISVSTFGQGKGGNLQVAASDLIELRGRSQSGFSSGLFAQVNARGTGDAGNLTVTTRQLTLNNGAKISVATLGAGQGGNLNIMTPGGAIALIGTAADGTSSSITAGTDGTGKAGNVTITTAKLVVQAGAAVQASTQGFGEGGTLTINASDSINLEGVSADGRFFSGLTTQTLGAKAAGNLTLNTAQLNIQNGAGVSVGSLGTGKAGDLEINARFIQLDNRGSIFSGTYSGDGGNISLRLQDLLLLRRNSFISATAGTAQQGGNGGNITINTPFIVAVPNENNDITANAFTGTGGKVTINATGIYGITPRSREDLVKLLGTNEPKDLNPAKLPTSDITAISQTSPTLNGDVILNTPDLDPSRGLTELPANLVDVSQQIAQGCTPKGKIASRFISTGRGGLPLNPDEPLRGRAVITNWVTLGEGNQEREITQRPTPETIVEAQGWIINADGNVELVASVPSSSYGVLSSSCDMR; the protein is encoded by the coding sequence ATGGCTCAAATTTGGCAGTATCTAGTGTCAATTAGTACCTTATTTAGCAGTATTTTTTTCATCAACCTTGATACTAAAGCCTTAGCTCAAAGCATCACTATCGATGGCACATTGGGAACACCACAGACTTTAACGGGGCCTGATTATGTAATTCCCCAAGCAGCAGGTCAAGCAGTTGGTAATAATTTATTCCACAGTTTTGGCAAGTTCAATCTTAATAGTAATGAAGCGGCAATTTTTCAAAGTAATCCCAATATCCAAAATATTCTCTCTCGGGTAACGGGTGGTTCGCAATCTCTAATCGATGGTTTGATTCGCACACAGACTGGTGTTAATCTTTTTTTAATCAATCCCAATGGGATTATATTTGGACAGAATGCGCGGTTAGATGTGGGTGGTTCGTTTGTGGCGAGTACAGCGAATGCATTGCAATTTGGTAACTTGGGATTTTTCAGCGCTACTGAGAAAAATGTCCCCTCACCTTTGTTGACAATTAATCCTTCGGCTTTGTTTTTCAACCAAATTAATCAAAATGCAGCTATTCAAAATAACTCAGTAGCACCAGCAGGAACAGACCCAGCAGGTTTCAGAGCGTTTGGTTTGCGAGTTCCAGATGGTAAGAGTTTGCTGCTAGTCGGTGGAAATGTCAGCATGGATGGCGGACAATTAAATGCTAATGGTGGGAGAGTTGAGTTAGGGGGACTGGCAGCACCGGGAAATGTCAATCTTCTGTTTAATGGCGATAATCTCAGCTTGCAATTTCCTGAAAATATAACTCGTGCAGATGTATCACTCACCAATCAAGCATTTGTGTCTGTGGCAAGGGCTGGTGGCGGTGATATTACAGTCAATGCCCGAAATCTAGAGATGTTCACAGGAAGTCTGCTGTTTACTGGCATTAGACGAGGTTTGGGGACAACTACAACTGTTGCTGGAGATATTACCCTCAATGCCACAAATAACATAAAGGTTGTCGGTAGTGGTGTGGTCAATCAGATACTACCGCAAGCAACGGGCAATGCTGGTAACATAAATATCACTGCGACAACACTGTCTCTTTCTGAGCGCGCTACTTTATCCGCATCCACGTTTGGCAGTGGCAAGGCTGGTAATATTACTATTCGTGCCTCCGATTTTGTTGATATAAACAAAAGTAACTTGTCTTCTCAGGCTGACCAAGGCTCAATAGGCTCTGCCGGAGATGTGACCATTGAAACTGGACGTTTATTTGTGGGTAATAATGCACAAATCTCTACTGGAACCATTCGTACTAGCACGGGTGCTGGTGGAAATCTGACTATTAACGCTTTGAATTCGGTTGATTTAGCCAACAACAGTGGAATTTTTACTGACACAGAAGGGATTGGAGCAGCTGGAGACTTAAAGATTACAACCAGGCACCTGAATGTACAAGATGGTGGAGTCATATTTGGAGGCACTTCCAGCACGGGTAGAGGGGGGAATATGACTATTAATGCCTTGAGTGTAGATATTATCGGTGTTTCAGCACTAGGGAATTACAGCGGTATATTAAGCGAATCAACAGGTTTTGGAGATGCAGGCACAATTATCATCAACGGTGACAGACTAAGTATTCAAGGAGGCGGGGTGTTAGCGGCTCGGACTTCTCAGCAGGGGAAAGGTGGAACCATCACAATCAATGCTTCTGATACTGTGGAATTAAGTGGTACAGCACCGAATGGTTCTGTTACAAGTTTATCTTCACAAACCCGAGGAACAGGAGCAGGGGGCGCTCTAACTATTAATACTCGACAGTTGAAGGTCGAAAATGGCGCACAGATATCTGTTTCTACATTTGGTCAAGGTAAGGGTGGAAATCTACAAGTAGCAGCTTCTGACTTGATTGAGTTGAGAGGAAGATCACAAAGTGGATTTTCTAGTGGTTTGTTTGCCCAAGTCAATGCAAGAGGAACAGGAGACGCAGGTAACTTAACGGTTACAACTAGGCAATTAACCTTAAATAATGGCGCTAAGATTTCTGTAGCTACATTAGGGGCGGGGCAAGGCGGAAATTTAAACATTATGACACCAGGAGGGGCGATCGCATTAATCGGTACCGCAGCAGATGGCACTAGTAGTTCCATAACAGCTGGTACTGATGGAACGGGAAAGGCGGGAAATGTAACCATAACTACTGCAAAATTGGTTGTTCAAGCAGGAGCAGCGGTACAAGCCAGCACGCAAGGCTTTGGCGAAGGAGGAACTCTGACGATTAATGCTTCAGACTCAATTAATTTAGAGGGTGTCTCCGCTGATGGTCGGTTTTTTAGTGGATTAACTACTCAGACTTTGGGAGCAAAAGCAGCTGGGAATTTAACATTGAATACCGCACAGTTAAATATTCAAAATGGAGCTGGGGTTTCTGTGGGTAGCCTGGGAACTGGAAAAGCAGGTGACTTGGAGATTAATGCACGTTTTATACAATTAGACAATCGGGGAAGTATTTTTTCTGGAACCTACTCAGGAGATGGTGGGAATATTTCACTTAGATTGCAAGACTTATTACTGCTGCGACGCAATAGCTTTATTTCTGCCACTGCTGGCACTGCACAGCAGGGTGGAAATGGTGGCAACATTACCATCAATACCCCTTTCATCGTTGCAGTCCCCAACGAAAACAACGACATCACTGCTAACGCTTTCACAGGCACTGGTGGCAAAGTTACTATCAATGCCACTGGTATCTATGGCATCACACCTCGTAGTCGAGAAGACTTAGTTAAGTTATTAGGAACCAACGAACCCAAAGATTTAAATCCTGCAAAGTTACCAACCAGCGATATTACTGCTATTTCTCAAACTAGTCCGACTTTAAACGGTGATGTCATTCTCAACACACCAGATTTAGATCCCAGTCGCGGTTTAACGGAATTACCCGCTAACTTAGTTGATGTATCGCAGCAAATTGCTCAAGGTTGCACCCCCAAAGGAAAAATAGCCAGTCGCTTTATCTCCACAGGACGGGGAGGTTTACCATTAAACCCGGATGAGCCATTGCGGGGACGTGCGGTGATTACTAACTGGGTAACGTTGGGTGAGGGGAATCAGGAAAGAGAAATTACGCAACGACCAACCCCTGAAACCATTGTAGAAGCCCAAGGATGGATAATAAATGCTGATGGTAATGTTGAATTGGTAGCATCTGTGCCTAGCAGTAGTTATGGTGTTCTTTCTTCTAGTTGTGACATGCGGTAG